GAGTGAACCGATGAATATGACAAATGTTAAACAACCATTTATTGAACGCCATATCATTATGACGCCCGGACCTGTAGAGGTTCATCCTGACGTGTTAAAAGCGATGCAGTCGCCTATCATAGGTCAATTTGATGAGAAGTTTTTATCCTTAATGGATGAAACCATGGAAATGACAAGAGAAATTTTCCAGACCAAAAATCATTGGGCTTACCCCATCGTCGGGACGGCGCGCGCTGGTATTGAAGCATTATTAAGCGCCACGTTAGAACCAGGTGACAAAATATGGCTCTAACCATTAAAAAACTGACTGAATTTGAACGATTGAAAGGATTTCGCATGGTTGCGGGGTCTATTAACTCAAATAACGAAGTCCATAACATTAATACGATAGATAATCCTGATTCTTATGAATGGTTCACCGCAGGAGATTTTTTATTAACGACAGGCTATATTTATAAAGACTATGCTTTACTCCAAAAAAACTTGATTAAAGAATTGGCGCAAATGAATATTTCAGGCTTAGGGATAAAGATTAAACGCTATTGGGATGA
This portion of the Methanocalculus natronophilus genome encodes:
- a CDS encoding PucR family transcriptional regulator ligand-binding domain-containing protein, which translates into the protein MALTIKKLTEFERLKGFRMVAGSINSNNEVHNINTIDNPDSYEWFTAGDFLLTTGYIYKDYALLQKNLIKELAQMNISGLGIKIKRYWD